The Shewanella halotolerans region CTGAGTCACCCCAAGATCGTCATCTTTCTTATGCTTGGCCAGGATGTCAGATGGGCGCAGGTCACGGCGCAGGTCCATCTCATCTTCGCCGCGAATGAACTTGCCACGCAGCGAGTTGGTAAACACATCGACGATCTCGACGTCGACGAAGCTACCTATGTGCTTAGGATCGGCTTCGAAGTTCACCACACGGTTGTTTTCGGTGCGGCCACGCAGCTCCATCGGGTTCTTCACCGATGGACCTTCTACCAGGATACGCTGCACTGTGCCTAGCATCTGACGGCTGTAGCGCATCGCCTGCTGGGTGATCCTGTCTTGCAGAATCGCCAGGCGCTCCTTCTTCTCATCCAGCGACACATCGTCAGGCAGATCTGATGCCGGCGTGCCCGGGCGTGCGCTGTAGATAAAGCTGAAGCTGTGGTCGAACTGCACATCTTCAATCAGCTTCATGGTATCGGCAAAGTCCTGCTTAGACTCGCCAGGGAAGCCGACGATGAAGTCAGAGCTGATCTGAATGTCGGGTCTTGCCTTACGCAGACGACGGATGATCGACTTGTATTCGATAGCCATGTGGCCACGCTTCATCTGGGTGAGGATCAGATCTGAACCAGATTGTACCGGCAGATGCAGGAAGCTCACCAGTTCTGGCGTGTCTTCATACACGTCTATGATGTCTTGGGTAAATTCGATCGGGTGGCTGGTGGTGAAACGAATACGATCGATACCGTCGATGGCGGCCACATAACGTAGCAGCTCGGCGAAGGTACAGATATCGTCATCGTGGGTCGCGCCGCGATAGGCATTCACGTTCTGACCTAGCAGGTTTACCTCGCGCACGCCTTGCTCGGCGAGCTGGGCGATCTCTAGGATCACGTCGTCCACCGGACGGCTCACCTCTTCACCACGTGTGTAGGGCACCACGCAGAAAGAGCAATATTTGCTGCAGCCTTCCATGATGGAGACGAAGGCGCTCGGGCCCTCGGCGCGCGGCTCTGGCAGGCGGTCGAACTTTTCAATCTCGGGGAAGCTGACGTCGATGACAGCCTTGCCGCCTTGCTGGATCTGTTCGATCATCTCAGGCAGACGATGTAGCGTCTGTGGGCCGAAGATCAGGTCGACACACTGAGCTCTGTCTTTGATTGCCTTACCTTCTTGAGACGCCACGCAACCACCTACACCTATGATAAGGTTAGGGTTCTTGTCTTTTAGCGTCTTCCAGCGACCCAGCTGGTGGAATACTTTTTCCTGTGCTTTTTCGCGAATCGAGCAGGTATTGAGTAGCAGGACATCTGCTTCCTCTGCCTCTTCGGTCAAGGTGTAGCCTTGATATTCGTCGAGCAGGTCGGCCATCTTTGATGAGTCATACTCATTCATCTGACAGCCCCAGGTTTTAATGTGGAGTTTCTTACTCATCAGTTTTGCGCCGTTGTTGCAACTACTGGGAAAAATAGCGCGACATTTTACCCTCTGCGCCGCCTGCTGGCTAGCTTTTGCACGTCATAAGGGTGAATTTACTCGGTGCGTGCGGCTACTTTGACCGGGAAATCCACCAGGGCGACCTGCGCCTCGGGCATCTGAGTAAAGAAT contains the following coding sequences:
- the miaB gene encoding tRNA (N6-isopentenyl adenosine(37)-C2)-methylthiotransferase MiaB, which translates into the protein MSKKLHIKTWGCQMNEYDSSKMADLLDEYQGYTLTEEAEEADVLLLNTCSIREKAQEKVFHQLGRWKTLKDKNPNLIIGVGGCVASQEGKAIKDRAQCVDLIFGPQTLHRLPEMIEQIQQGGKAVIDVSFPEIEKFDRLPEPRAEGPSAFVSIMEGCSKYCSFCVVPYTRGEEVSRPVDDVILEIAQLAEQGVREVNLLGQNVNAYRGATHDDDICTFAELLRYVAAIDGIDRIRFTTSHPIEFTQDIIDVYEDTPELVSFLHLPVQSGSDLILTQMKRGHMAIEYKSIIRRLRKARPDIQISSDFIVGFPGESKQDFADTMKLIEDVQFDHSFSFIYSARPGTPASDLPDDVSLDEKKERLAILQDRITQQAMRYSRQMLGTVQRILVEGPSVKNPMELRGRTENNRVVNFEADPKHIGSFVDVEIVDVFTNSLRGKFIRGEDEMDLRRDLRPSDILAKHKKDDDLGVTQFIP